Proteins encoded together in one Janthinobacterium tructae window:
- a CDS encoding DUF1289 domain-containing protein codes for MMVATPPPPAVPLPLPSPVPSPCVSLCKMNRNSGLCEGCLRTLDEIIAWSKADDDFKRAVWAELPGRESLLDFEPDY; via the coding sequence ATGATGGTCGCTACCCCACCTCCGCCAGCCGTTCCACTTCCCTTGCCGTCACCGGTGCCGTCGCCCTGTGTCAGCCTGTGCAAGATGAACCGCAACAGCGGCTTGTGCGAAGGCTGTTTGCGCACGCTCGACGAGATCATCGCCTGGAGCAAGGCTGACGACGATTTCAAGCGCGCCGTGTGGGCCGAATTGCCGGGACGCGAATCCCTGCTCGATTTCGAGCCCGACTACTGA
- a CDS encoding alpha/beta hydrolase family esterase: MKLPLNMLAQMRAATRNLMGSGPAAATEAIQQALSAAGLTPPAAATQAPPAQPMRDINPPPAPPPAPPPAQARAEAPQADAVPPTPAQAAQEFAQDFMARLGVPAGLGQHSFDMPSFEMPNFHPPGFNAPAAAPTQMPAGAQFIDGVYRNHAGTRSYKLYIPSSYHGQAMPLIVMLHGCTQNPDDFAAGTQMNALAEEKECFVVYPAQTQGANSSRCWNWFNAIDQQRDQGEPSLIAGIARQVIDDYPVNEREVFVAGLSAGGAMAVIVGTLYPDLFAAVGVHSGLPFASAQDLPSALAAMKGGAMPNGQRKAPAGGVPIIVFHGDRDTTVNPRNGDELIAQGVRSQAGGQAAKAASIDGSVPNGHRYTRTTHSQADGSPLGEHWVVHGAGHAWSGGSNNGSYTDGKGPDASREMLRFFKTVS; encoded by the coding sequence ATGAAACTACCTCTCAACATGCTGGCGCAGATGCGCGCAGCGACCCGTAATCTGATGGGCAGCGGCCCCGCCGCCGCCACCGAAGCGATCCAGCAGGCGCTGTCTGCCGCCGGCCTGACGCCGCCGGCGGCAGCCACGCAAGCGCCGCCAGCGCAGCCGATGCGCGATATTAATCCACCACCGGCGCCACCACCGGCGCCACCGCCTGCGCAGGCCCGGGCCGAGGCGCCGCAAGCTGACGCGGTGCCGCCCACGCCCGCGCAGGCGGCGCAGGAATTCGCGCAGGATTTCATGGCGCGCCTGGGCGTGCCCGCCGGCCTGGGCCAGCACAGCTTCGACATGCCCAGTTTCGAGATGCCGAATTTTCATCCGCCCGGTTTCAACGCGCCGGCCGCCGCGCCGACGCAGATGCCGGCTGGCGCGCAGTTCATCGACGGCGTGTACCGCAACCATGCGGGCACGCGCTCCTACAAACTGTATATCCCCAGCAGCTATCACGGCCAGGCCATGCCGCTGATCGTGATGCTGCACGGCTGCACGCAAAATCCCGACGATTTCGCCGCCGGCACGCAGATGAATGCGCTGGCCGAAGAAAAGGAATGTTTTGTCGTCTATCCGGCGCAGACGCAGGGTGCCAACAGTTCGCGCTGCTGGAACTGGTTCAATGCCATCGACCAGCAACGCGACCAGGGCGAACCGTCGCTGATCGCCGGCATCGCGCGGCAAGTCATCGACGACTACCCGGTGAATGAACGCGAAGTGTTCGTCGCCGGCCTGTCGGCAGGTGGCGCCATGGCCGTCATCGTCGGCACCTTGTACCCCGACCTGTTTGCCGCCGTGGGCGTGCATTCGGGCCTGCCCTTCGCCTCGGCGCAGGACTTGCCGTCGGCGCTGGCCGCCATGAAGGGCGGCGCCATGCCCAATGGCCAGCGCAAGGCACCGGCCGGCGGCGTACCCATCATCGTTTTCCATGGCGACCGCGACACCACCGTCAACCCGCGCAATGGCGATGAACTGATTGCCCAGGGTGTGCGCAGCCAGGCGGGCGGCCAGGCGGCCAAGGCTGCTTCCATCGACGGCAGCGTGCCAAATGGCCACCGCTACACGCGCACCACGCACAGCCAGGCCGATGGCTCGCCGTTGGGAGAACACTGGGTCGTCCACGGCGCCGGCCATGCCTGGTCCGGCGGCAGCAATAATGGCAGTTACACGGACGGAAAAGGCCCGGACGCCAGCCGGGAGATGCTGCGCTTCTTCAAGACCGTCAGCTAA
- a CDS encoding phenylacetate--CoA ligase family protein produces MTDTLDSLEARAPEARERELMAGLPQLIARAQQAPGWARILDGVNAADITSRAALAQLPVTRKSDLKQLQHGALPFGGLNTTPKNALSRVFVSPGPIFDPEGRGPDWWRFARPMYAAGVRAGGLLQNCFSYHFTPAAFMVEGGAARIGCTVIPAGIGQTEMQVQAMVDLKPDTYIGTPSFLKLIIEKAREMGADISSVTKALMGAEALPESLRSWFAENGVPHVFQTYASADIGSIAYETASNGKLNPGMVVDENVLLEIVHPGSGIPVAPGEVGEVVVTVFNADYPLIRFATGDLSAVLVNAQDSPCGRTNTRIKGWMGRADQTTKVRAMFVHPSQVHDIARRHPQIRKARLVVSGRMANDEMALHCEVEDPADASGVEAIIGSIRELTKLRGDVVLVAVGSLAQDGKVIDDMRDYK; encoded by the coding sequence ATGACCGATACGCTCGATAGTCTGGAAGCACGCGCCCCCGAAGCGCGCGAACGCGAATTGATGGCCGGCCTGCCGCAGCTGATCGCGCGCGCGCAACAGGCGCCGGGCTGGGCCCGCATTCTCGATGGCGTCAACGCGGCCGACATCACCAGCCGCGCCGCGCTGGCGCAGCTGCCCGTGACGCGCAAGTCCGACCTCAAGCAATTGCAGCACGGCGCGCTGCCGTTCGGCGGCTTGAACACGACGCCGAAAAACGCCCTGTCGCGCGTCTTTGTCTCGCCCGGCCCCATCTTCGATCCGGAAGGCCGCGGCCCGGACTGGTGGCGCTTCGCGCGGCCCATGTATGCGGCCGGCGTGCGCGCCGGCGGCTTGCTGCAGAACTGCTTTTCGTATCACTTCACGCCGGCCGCCTTCATGGTCGAAGGGGGCGCCGCACGCATCGGCTGCACCGTCATCCCGGCTGGCATCGGGCAGACGGAAATGCAGGTGCAGGCGATGGTCGACCTGAAGCCCGACACGTATATCGGCACGCCGTCATTTTTAAAACTGATCATCGAGAAGGCGCGCGAAATGGGCGCCGACATCAGCAGCGTCACCAAGGCCTTGATGGGCGCGGAAGCCTTGCCCGAATCCCTGCGCAGCTGGTTTGCCGAGAACGGCGTGCCGCACGTGTTCCAGACCTATGCCTCGGCCGATATCGGCAGCATCGCCTATGAAACGGCCAGCAATGGCAAGCTCAATCCGGGCATGGTCGTCGATGAAAACGTCCTGCTTGAAATCGTCCATCCGGGCAGCGGCATTCCCGTCGCACCGGGCGAAGTGGGTGAAGTCGTCGTCACCGTCTTCAATGCCGACTATCCGCTGATCCGCTTCGCCACGGGCGACCTGTCGGCCGTACTGGTCAATGCGCAGGATTCGCCGTGCGGCCGCACGAATACGCGCATCAAAGGCTGGATGGGGCGCGCGGACCAGACCACCAAGGTGCGCGCCATGTTCGTGCATCCGTCGCAGGTGCATGACATCGCGCGCCGCCATCCGCAAATCAGGAAGGCGCGGCTGGTGGTGTCCGGGCGCATGGCCAACGACGAGATGGCTTTGCATTGCGAAGTCGAAGATCCGGCGGACGCCAGCGGCGTGGAAGCCATCATCGGCTCGATCCGCGAACTGACCAAGCTGCGCGGCGACGTGGTGCTGGTGGCCGTGGGCAGCCTGGCGCAGGATGGCAAGGTCATCGACGACATGCGCGATTACAAATAA
- a CDS encoding ABC transporter substrate-binding protein has product MKHIKSLMLAAAIASAALTMAGSAQAQDKEQYIALPSYRVGPYAAGGSGFYGGAIDYFNLVNQAGGVNGVKISWEECETEYNPSRGVECYERLKTKQGGATLVETLSTGVAYGILDRVAQDKIPMTMIGYGRSDAANGKVFPYVYPLISSYWSQAAAMIKYLGDKDGGMDKLKGKKIVHLYHDSAFGKEPLPVLEALSKQYGFELVKIPVAPPGSEQQSQWLQIRQAKPDHVILWGWGVMNSVAIKTAQRNGFPRDKMLGVWWAGSEEDTIPSGDAAKGYTAMTFNTPGNYPVLDDIRKKLYASGKGNLSDQSRVGSVYHMRGVTAGILWVEAIRVAQEKFGKGKPVTGEQMRWGLENLNVDDARQKAVGALGMFPTVKTSCDDHEGSGAVKVQQWDGKKWTAITPKWIVGDKALVRKLVEESSGKYAEEKKITPACMK; this is encoded by the coding sequence ATGAAACACATCAAATCGCTCATGCTGGCCGCCGCCATCGCCAGTGCCGCACTCACCATGGCCGGCAGCGCCCAGGCCCAGGACAAGGAACAGTACATCGCCCTGCCGTCCTACCGCGTGGGTCCCTACGCGGCCGGCGGCTCCGGTTTCTACGGCGGCGCCATCGACTACTTCAACCTGGTCAACCAGGCCGGCGGCGTGAATGGCGTCAAGATCAGCTGGGAAGAATGCGAAACCGAATACAACCCATCGCGCGGCGTCGAATGCTATGAGCGCCTGAAAACCAAGCAGGGCGGCGCCACCCTGGTCGAAACCCTCTCCACCGGCGTCGCCTACGGCATTCTGGACCGCGTGGCGCAGGACAAGATCCCCATGACGATGATCGGCTACGGCCGCTCGGACGCCGCCAACGGCAAGGTCTTCCCGTATGTGTATCCGCTGATCTCCAGCTACTGGAGCCAGGCCGCCGCCATGATCAAATACCTGGGCGACAAGGATGGTGGCATGGACAAGCTGAAAGGCAAAAAGATCGTCCACCTGTACCACGATTCGGCCTTCGGCAAGGAGCCGCTGCCCGTGCTCGAAGCGCTGTCGAAACAGTACGGCTTTGAACTGGTGAAAATTCCCGTCGCGCCGCCAGGCAGCGAACAGCAATCGCAATGGCTGCAAATCCGCCAGGCCAAGCCGGACCACGTGATCCTGTGGGGCTGGGGCGTGATGAACTCCGTTGCCATCAAGACGGCGCAGCGCAACGGCTTCCCGCGCGACAAAATGCTGGGCGTCTGGTGGGCCGGCTCCGAGGAAGACACGATTCCATCGGGCGACGCGGCCAAGGGCTACACGGCGATGACGTTCAATACGCCGGGCAACTACCCCGTGCTGGACGACATCCGCAAGAAACTCTACGCGTCCGGCAAGGGTAACCTGTCCGACCAGTCGCGCGTCGGCTCCGTCTACCACATGCGCGGCGTGACCGCCGGCATCCTGTGGGTGGAAGCGATCCGCGTGGCGCAGGAAAAATTCGGCAAGGGCAAGCCTGTCACGGGCGAGCAGATGCGCTGGGGCCTGGAAAACCTGAACGTCGACGACGCGCGCCAGAAGGCCGTCGGCGCGCTGGGCATGTTCCCCACAGTGAAGACCAGCTGCGACGACCATGAAGGTTCGGGCGCCGTGAAGGTACAGCAGTGGGATGGCAAGAAGTGGACCGCCATCACGCCGAAATGGATCGTCGGCGACAAGGCCCTGGTGCGTAAACTCGTCGAGGAATCGTCCGGCAAGTACGCCGAAGAGAAGAAGATCACGCCGGCGTGCATGAAGTAA
- a CDS encoding CopG family transcriptional regulator gives MAKQDSKPKIGESEKITINLGLIDLGQIDLLVQEGFYSNRTDLIRTAIRNQLGIHADVVKQTVARKSLVLGMQHYSRADLEAIQAAGQRLQIQVLGLASIASDVSVELALATIESIFVLGALHASTVVKTALAGRIH, from the coding sequence ATGGCCAAGCAAGACAGCAAGCCCAAAATTGGGGAATCCGAGAAAATCACGATCAACCTCGGCTTGATCGACCTGGGGCAGATCGATTTGCTGGTTCAGGAAGGATTTTATTCCAACCGCACGGATCTGATCCGTACTGCCATCCGCAACCAGCTGGGTATCCACGCCGACGTGGTGAAGCAAACCGTCGCCCGTAAAAGCCTGGTATTGGGCATGCAGCATTATTCGCGCGCCGACCTGGAAGCGATCCAGGCAGCCGGCCAGCGCCTGCAAATCCAGGTGCTGGGACTGGCCAGCATCGCCAGCGACGTCTCCGTGGAACTGGCACTGGCCACCATCGAGTCGATTTTCGTATTAGGTGCCCTGCACGCCAGCACCGTCGTCAAGACGGCGCTCGCAGGGCGAATTCACTAG
- a CDS encoding MBL fold metallo-hydrolase produces MPRSPALFPDSMQVFERGWLSSNNILFQGKDDTALIDSGYVTHAPQTLALLRHSLQGRPLHRLFNTHLHSDHCGGNALLQAEYGCRTAIPVSEADKVRVWDVDALSYQATGQQCPRFGFDATVSPGDTLTLADMAWQALGAPGHDPHSLIFYCADEGILISADALWENGFGVIFPELDGGSGFLEARATLDLIASLDVRVVIPGHGRPFQDAAGALQRAYSRLDYLSSDPVRNAQNAVKVLLKFLLLERQRIALAAIPALLRGMPIFEEANRRFLRLEAAALAEWAVSQLVRAAAARVEGEYLLNEG; encoded by the coding sequence ATGCCGCGATCGCCAGCGCTGTTCCCCGATTCCATGCAGGTGTTCGAACGCGGCTGGCTGTCGTCGAACAACATCCTGTTCCAAGGCAAGGACGACACGGCCCTGATCGACAGCGGCTATGTCACGCATGCGCCGCAAACCCTGGCCTTGCTGCGCCATAGCTTGCAAGGGCGACCGCTGCACCGCTTGTTCAACACCCATCTGCACTCCGACCATTGCGGCGGCAACGCGCTGCTGCAAGCCGAATACGGCTGCCGTACGGCCATTCCCGTGTCGGAGGCGGACAAGGTGCGAGTATGGGATGTCGATGCCCTCAGCTACCAGGCCACGGGCCAGCAATGCCCGCGCTTCGGCTTTGACGCCACCGTCTCGCCCGGCGACACGTTGACCTTGGCCGACATGGCCTGGCAGGCGCTGGGCGCACCGGGACACGACCCGCACTCGCTGATTTTTTACTGTGCCGACGAGGGCATCCTCATTTCCGCCGACGCCCTGTGGGAAAACGGCTTTGGCGTGATCTTCCCGGAACTCGATGGCGGCTCCGGTTTTCTGGAAGCGCGCGCCACGCTGGACCTGATCGCCAGCCTGGACGTGCGCGTGGTGATTCCCGGCCACGGGCGGCCGTTCCAGGACGCTGCCGGCGCCCTGCAGCGCGCCTATTCGCGTCTCGACTACCTGTCGTCCGACCCCGTGCGCAATGCGCAGAATGCGGTGAAAGTGCTGCTGAAATTTTTGCTGCTGGAGCGTCAGCGCATCGCGCTCGCCGCAATACCGGCCTTGCTGCGCGGCATGCCCATCTTCGAAGAGGCCAACCGGCGCTTCCTGCGCCTGGAGGCGGCCGCGCTGGCCGAGTGGGCTGTGTCGCAGCTGGTGAGGGCTGCAGCGGCACGCGTCGAGGGTGAGTACTTGCTTAACGAGGGCTGA
- a CDS encoding MmcQ/YjbR family DNA-binding protein: protein MDLERAKQVCRGFPGATEDIKWSNVLAFCVGGKLFALCGAEDHSPRGISFKVDAERFLELTDRPGFRPAPYLARARWVLVASPDALDDDEMAALLQRSYSLIVAGLTKKMQRDIGESAT from the coding sequence ATGGACCTGGAACGGGCGAAGCAAGTGTGCCGCGGCTTTCCCGGCGCGACAGAAGACATCAAGTGGAGCAACGTGCTGGCGTTTTGCGTCGGCGGCAAGCTGTTCGCCCTGTGCGGCGCGGAAGACCACAGCCCGCGCGGCATCAGCTTCAAGGTCGATGCGGAGCGCTTCCTGGAATTGACGGACCGTCCCGGTTTTCGCCCGGCGCCCTACCTGGCGCGGGCCAGATGGGTGCTGGTCGCCAGCCCCGACGCGCTGGACGATGACGAAATGGCCGCCCTGCTGCAGCGCTCATACAGCCTGATTGTTGCGGGGCTGACGAAAAAAATGCAACGTGACATTGGAGAATCAGCAACATGA
- a CDS encoding response regulator yields MRASASKPTILVVDDTPDNIDLLRAVLEDDYRTKIAVNGERALKIAAGGDQPDLILLDIMMPGMSGYDVCRALKADPATAGIPVIFVTAMSEVADEQLGLALGAVDYITKPISAPIVLARIKTQLAMKQMQDFLRDQNHYLETEVERRVQEVAALQDVTIHAMASLAETRDSETGNHIRRTSHYLKALAEKVRDLPRFRDFLTDKNIELLFKTAPLHDIGKVGIPDHILLKPGRFEPHEMAIMKTHTTLGRDAILAAEHELGIEVDFLKYAKEIAYSHHEKWDGSGYPQGLAGEDIPISARLMALADVYDALISRRIYKQGMEHAQAVQIIIEGRGSHFDAEIVDAFLQIQDQFIAISSRYADGVCEIADKQRQIAPYTENIS; encoded by the coding sequence ATGAGAGCGTCAGCAAGCAAGCCAACCATCCTGGTAGTCGACGACACGCCAGACAATATCGATCTGCTGCGCGCGGTGCTGGAAGACGATTACCGCACCAAGATCGCCGTCAATGGCGAGCGCGCCCTGAAGATCGCCGCCGGCGGCGACCAGCCCGATCTGATCCTGCTCGACATCATGATGCCGGGCATGAGTGGCTACGATGTGTGCCGCGCGCTGAAGGCCGATCCCGCCACGGCCGGCATCCCCGTGATTTTTGTGACCGCCATGAGCGAAGTGGCCGACGAGCAGCTGGGCCTGGCCCTGGGCGCCGTCGATTACATCACCAAGCCGATTTCGGCGCCCATCGTGCTGGCCCGTATCAAGACGCAGCTGGCGATGAAGCAGATGCAGGATTTTTTGCGCGACCAGAATCATTACCTGGAAACGGAAGTGGAGCGCCGGGTGCAGGAAGTGGCGGCGCTGCAGGACGTCACGATACACGCCATGGCTTCGCTGGCCGAGACGCGCGACAGCGAGACGGGCAACCATATCCGCCGCACCTCGCACTACCTGAAGGCGCTGGCCGAGAAAGTGCGCGACCTGCCGCGTTTCCGCGATTTTTTGACGGACAAGAATATCGAACTGCTGTTCAAGACGGCGCCGCTGCACGATATCGGCAAGGTGGGCATCCCCGACCATATTTTGCTCAAGCCGGGGCGTTTCGAGCCGCACGAAATGGCCATCATGAAGACGCACACCACCCTGGGGCGCGACGCCATCCTGGCGGCCGAGCACGAGCTGGGCATCGAGGTCGATTTCCTCAAGTACGCGAAAGAGATCGCCTACAGCCACCATGAAAAATGGGATGGCAGCGGTTACCCGCAAGGGCTGGCTGGCGAAGACATCCCGATTTCGGCGCGCCTGATGGCGCTGGCCGACGTGTATGACGCCCTGATCAGCCGACGCATCTACAAGCAGGGCATGGAGCATGCACAGGCCGTGCAGATTATCATCGAGGGGCGCGGTTCGCACTTTGACGCCGAGATCGTCGACGCCTTCCTGCAGATCCAGGACCAGTTCATCGCCATCTCCAGCCGCTATGCCGATGGCGTGTGCGAGATCGCCGACAAACAGCGGCAGATCGCGCCATACACCGAAAACATCAGCTGA
- a CDS encoding branched-chain amino acid ABC transporter permease: MIYREAGQFKTSYQADNQIFPIRQDRLALTATLLVAVFLLPYFASPYMLSAILIPFLIFALAALGLNILTGYAGQLSLGTAAFMAVGAFASYNFMARLPGLPLLVSFILGGLCAAMVGIAFGLPSLRIRGFYLAASTLATQFFVVWCLTKIPYLTNYSSSGVITVQKMTILGYQFDTPQSKYLLVLAIVAGMALLAKNMIRSNVGRSWMAVRDMDMAAEVIGFRLMRTKLLAFAVSSFYCGVAGALYAYAYLGTVEPEAYNLDLSFRILFMIIIGGVGSILGSFLGAAFIVLLPVFLNTIAHGLALPTSVASNLELMVFGALIIFFLIVEPHGLARLWQIAKEKLRLWPFPH, translated from the coding sequence ATGATTTACCGTGAAGCAGGACAATTCAAGACCAGCTACCAGGCTGACAACCAGATTTTCCCGATCCGCCAGGACCGCCTGGCGCTGACGGCCACGCTTCTTGTCGCCGTCTTCCTGCTACCGTATTTTGCCTCGCCCTACATGCTGTCGGCGATCCTGATTCCCTTCCTGATCTTCGCGCTGGCAGCGCTGGGTCTGAACATATTGACCGGTTACGCAGGCCAGCTGTCGCTGGGCACGGCCGCCTTCATGGCCGTGGGCGCCTTTGCCTCGTATAACTTCATGGCGCGCCTGCCAGGACTGCCGCTGCTGGTGTCGTTCATCCTCGGTGGCCTGTGTGCGGCCATGGTGGGCATCGCCTTCGGCCTGCCCTCCCTGCGCATCCGCGGCTTTTACCTGGCCGCCTCCACCCTGGCGACGCAGTTCTTCGTCGTCTGGTGCCTGACCAAGATCCCGTACCTGACCAACTACAGCTCCTCGGGCGTCATCACGGTACAGAAAATGACCATCCTCGGCTACCAGTTCGATACGCCGCAAAGCAAATACCTGCTGGTGCTGGCCATCGTCGCCGGCATGGCGCTGCTGGCCAAGAACATGATCCGCTCGAACGTGGGCCGCTCGTGGATGGCCGTGCGCGACATGGACATGGCCGCCGAGGTGATCGGTTTCAGATTGATGCGCACCAAGCTGCTGGCGTTTGCCGTCAGCTCGTTCTACTGCGGCGTGGCCGGCGCCCTGTATGCGTATGCCTACCTGGGCACGGTGGAGCCGGAAGCGTACAACCTGGACCTGTCCTTCCGCATCCTGTTCATGATCATCATCGGCGGCGTCGGTTCGATCCTGGGTTCCTTCCTCGGCGCGGCATTCATCGTGCTGCTGCCCGTCTTCCTGAACACCATCGCGCACGGCCTGGCATTACCGACCAGCGTGGCCTCGAACCTGGAACTGATGGTGTTCGGCGCGCTGATCATCTTCTTCCTGATCGTCGAACCACACGGCCTGGCCAGACTGTGGCAAATCGCGAAAGAGAAACTGCGCCTGTGGCCTTTCCCGCACTAG
- a CDS encoding hypoxanthine-guanine phosphoribosyltransferase has product MQEFHHNRARDLIKNAELLFDQDTVQSSITRMADVLNTRFNAEDSKEFPLVLGVMGGAVVFTGNLLPQLSFPLEFDYIHVSRYGDDDKGGEVVWKVIPRSNVAGRTVIVLDDILDEGETLAHVKQRLLDMGASEVILAVFADKAIGKKKPVQADIVGLVIPNRFVVGFGMDAYGYWRNLPGLWAIKPEDLKQE; this is encoded by the coding sequence ATGCAAGAATTTCATCACAACCGTGCCCGTGACCTGATCAAGAACGCGGAACTGCTGTTCGACCAAGATACCGTGCAGTCGTCGATCACGCGCATGGCCGATGTGCTCAACACGCGCTTCAACGCCGAGGACTCGAAAGAGTTCCCGCTGGTGCTGGGCGTGATGGGCGGCGCCGTCGTGTTTACGGGCAACCTGCTGCCGCAACTGAGCTTCCCGCTCGAATTCGACTACATCCATGTGAGCCGCTACGGCGACGACGACAAGGGTGGCGAAGTGGTGTGGAAAGTCATCCCCCGTTCGAACGTGGCGGGCCGCACCGTCATCGTGCTCGACGATATTCTCGACGAAGGCGAAACCCTGGCGCACGTCAAGCAGCGTTTGCTGGACATGGGCGCCTCGGAAGTCATCCTGGCTGTGTTTGCCGACAAAGCCATCGGCAAGAAAAAGCCCGTACAGGCCGACATCGTCGGCCTGGTGATCCCGAACCGCTTCGTCGTCGGCTTCGGCATGGATGCGTACGGCTACTGGCGCAACCTGCCAGGGCTGTGGGCCATCAAGCCCGAGGATTTGAAGCAGGAGTGA
- a CDS encoding ABC transporter ATP-binding protein translates to MTPTATPTPDTPPPYLSVNNIEVIYDHVILVLKGVSLQVPQGKIVALLGANGAGKSTTLKTISTLLRGERGDVTKGEVQFKGERVDQLTPNELVKRGLSQVMEGRHCFGHLTIEENLLTGAYTRSLSRGELKDALEKVYHYFPRLKTRRSSQAGYTSGGEQQMCAIGRALMAKPSMILLDEPSMGIAPQIVEEIFGIVKDLNHKENVSFLLAEQNTNVALRYADFGYILENGRVVMEGQAQELASNEDVKEFYLGVSSAGRKSFRDMKFYRRRKRWLA, encoded by the coding sequence ATGACACCCACTGCCACGCCAACACCAGACACCCCACCGCCCTACCTGTCGGTGAACAATATCGAAGTCATCTACGACCACGTGATCCTGGTCCTGAAGGGCGTGTCGCTGCAAGTGCCGCAGGGCAAGATCGTGGCGCTGCTGGGCGCCAACGGCGCCGGCAAGTCGACCACCCTGAAAACCATCTCGACCCTGCTGCGCGGCGAACGCGGCGACGTCACCAAGGGCGAAGTCCAGTTCAAGGGCGAGCGCGTGGATCAATTGACGCCGAATGAGCTGGTCAAGCGGGGCCTGTCGCAAGTGATGGAAGGGCGCCACTGTTTCGGCCACCTCACCATCGAGGAAAACCTGCTGACGGGTGCCTACACGCGCAGCCTGTCACGCGGCGAACTGAAAGACGCGCTGGAGAAGGTCTACCACTACTTTCCGCGCCTGAAAACGCGGCGCAGCAGCCAGGCTGGCTATACCTCGGGCGGCGAGCAGCAGATGTGCGCCATCGGCCGCGCGCTGATGGCCAAGCCATCGATGATTTTACTGGACGAACCGTCGATGGGCATCGCGCCGCAGATCGTCGAAGAGATCTTCGGCATCGTCAAGGACCTGAACCACAAGGAAAACGTGTCGTTCCTGCTGGCCGAACAGAACACCAACGTGGCGCTGCGCTACGCCGACTTCGGCTACATCCTGGAAAACGGCCGCGTCGTGATGGAAGGACAAGCGCAGGAACTGGCCAGCAATGAAGACGTCAAAGAGTTTTATCTGGGCGTCTCCAGCGCCGGGCGCAAGAGCTTCCGCGACATGAAGTTCTACCGCCGCCGCAAGCGCTGGCTGGCCTGA
- a CDS encoding NAD(P)H-dependent flavin oxidoreductase: MALPVALQNLSLPVIASPMFIASGPALVAAQCKAGIVGSFPALNARPAELLDTWLTELQAELAAFQAANPDKKVGPIAVNQIVHQSNDRLAHDVEVCVKHRIPIIISSLRAPPKEMLDAIHSYGGIVLHDVISIRHAKKALEAGVDGLILVASGAGGHAGTLSPFALVGEVRKFFDGPLALSGSIATGDAVLAAQAMGADFAYIGSRWLATKESNVSDGYRDAIVDSSAADIVYTNLFTGVHGNYLKKSIVAAGLDPEALPEADKSSMNFGSGSAKAWRDIWGAGQGVGLMDDVPSVEEMVARLKAEYDAARARLKL, encoded by the coding sequence ATGGCATTGCCTGTTGCGTTGCAAAACCTCTCCTTACCCGTTATCGCCTCGCCGATGTTCATCGCCAGCGGCCCGGCCCTCGTCGCGGCGCAGTGCAAGGCCGGCATCGTCGGTTCCTTCCCGGCCCTGAACGCGCGTCCCGCTGAATTGCTTGATACCTGGCTCACGGAGCTGCAGGCCGAACTGGCCGCCTTCCAGGCCGCCAATCCCGATAAAAAAGTGGGACCGATCGCCGTCAACCAGATCGTGCACCAGTCGAACGACCGCCTGGCGCATGATGTGGAAGTGTGCGTGAAACACCGCATTCCCATCATCATTTCCTCGCTACGCGCGCCACCCAAGGAAATGCTCGACGCTATCCACAGCTATGGCGGCATCGTGCTGCACGATGTGATCTCGATCCGCCACGCGAAAAAGGCGCTGGAGGCGGGCGTCGATGGCCTGATCCTGGTGGCCAGCGGCGCCGGCGGCCATGCGGGCACCCTGTCGCCGTTCGCGCTGGTGGGTGAAGTGCGCAAATTCTTTGACGGTCCGCTGGCGCTGTCCGGCTCCATCGCCACGGGCGACGCCGTGCTGGCCGCACAGGCCATGGGCGCCGACTTTGCCTATATCGGCTCGCGCTGGCTGGCGACCAAGGAATCGAACGTCAGCGACGGCTATCGCGATGCCATCGTGGATTCAAGCGCGGCGGACATCGTCTACACGAACCTGTTTACTGGCGTGCACGGCAATTATCTGAAAAAATCGATCGTCGCGGCCGGACTCGATCCGGAAGCCTTGCCCGAAGCGGACAAGAGTTCGATGAATTTTGGCTCCGGCAGCGCCAAGGCCTGGCGCGACATCTGGGGCGCGGGCCAAGGCGTGGGCTTGATGGATGATGTGCCAAGCGTGGAAGAGATGGTGGCGCGCCTGAAGGCCGAATACGATGCGGCGCGCGCGCGCCTGAAGCTGTAA